A part of Sulfurimonas sp. HSL-1716 genomic DNA contains:
- a CDS encoding AAA family ATPase, whose amino-acid sequence MKNGKQSSEFSAKIEEILNENLFDQEDAVKTLTKTLMQANMLKSKNRVRALFTFIGLANSGKHYMSQLLLQADSEIEHIKTFNMDQYSGNFAAGMEQLNSPLIESEVTSFVKEHPKCILFFEDIEKADLQVQLSLYTLFASDEKSSEDFSHVIVIMTTTRLGLLIQRQDLRELMKSDPLQAHTFLMERLSREYMMVNGVKEEAFDKKLLSLLNEHTVIPFNRLSLTTLIKIGARTMHQTSQSFIKESGIEIEYTNVDKFVSLLTLSLAPYINARHIIKKLPEVLFDKIYDALKMDTNVKQIEFKVSDESILFLDEALQNQNALLKKISKQHKRITLEWELKYSKGIVEGFIKNAFFSEEKLTTLSEDVLHVSDIRFEDVAGQQRVKNELLEVLALLKEPERLKHFDMPPPKGMFLYGPQGMGKKLLARAFAYESDMPYIVISGADLFDASKIHKVYAQAYGSAPSIVILEDIDVQGFLSGVISRMNITPLVEELDALTQSFDSPVFTIATLSDIANIPDELNKAGRIDIRIEVPKLDIEARRFFIQEVLKKPHDEAIDIERVVRYISGLGGNELKRIGQEAALHAARKGLKELSEEILLEQINIIKYGTKLENKQIRDIETSMAKTAYHEAGHAVLSYVLLPNVKIEQVTVAPRSEALGFVSYHNDDYIDATSKEELFNDVCVLLAGRVAKMEKFGESGMETGAISDLEVASMQVYAAIALFGMDEKLGYINISGIESVYDKKLLSKKIEDRMLVWIDDAKKKTQKEVKRLWPAIEAVAKELIAKEVVDGEELKEIINKKIKNK is encoded by the coding sequence ATGAAAAACGGTAAACAAAGCAGTGAATTCAGTGCTAAAATAGAAGAGATCTTGAACGAAAACCTTTTCGATCAGGAAGATGCTGTCAAAACGCTGACAAAGACCCTCATGCAGGCGAATATGCTAAAGAGTAAAAACAGGGTGAGAGCCCTTTTTACTTTTATCGGATTGGCAAACAGCGGCAAGCACTATATGTCACAGCTGCTTTTGCAGGCCGACAGCGAAATAGAACACATCAAAACGTTTAACATGGACCAGTACAGCGGTAATTTTGCCGCAGGGATGGAACAGCTCAACTCGCCGCTCATAGAATCGGAAGTCACTTCGTTCGTGAAAGAACATCCCAAATGCATACTTTTCTTTGAAGATATCGAAAAAGCCGATCTTCAAGTTCAGCTCTCGCTATATACGCTTTTCGCGAGTGATGAAAAGAGCAGCGAAGATTTTTCCCATGTGATCGTCATCATGACGACGACGCGTCTTGGTCTGCTTATACAGCGTCAAGATCTGCGCGAGTTGATGAAAAGCGATCCTCTTCAGGCACATACCTTCTTGATGGAGAGGTTAAGCCGTGAATACATGATGGTAAACGGCGTAAAAGAGGAAGCATTCGACAAAAAACTGCTCTCTCTTCTCAATGAACACACCGTCATACCGTTTAACCGCTTGAGCCTCACTACGCTGATCAAGATAGGGGCAAGAACCATGCATCAAACTTCGCAGAGTTTTATAAAAGAGAGCGGGATCGAGATCGAATATACGAATGTCGATAAGTTTGTTTCACTTCTTACTTTGTCTCTTGCTCCCTATATCAATGCCAGACATATCATAAAAAAACTGCCCGAAGTACTGTTTGACAAGATCTACGATGCGTTAAAAATGGATACCAATGTCAAACAGATAGAGTTCAAAGTATCGGACGAATCGATCCTGTTTTTGGACGAAGCTTTGCAAAACCAGAACGCTCTTTTGAAAAAAATAAGCAAACAGCATAAGAGGATCACGCTCGAATGGGAGCTTAAATACAGCAAAGGTATCGTCGAAGGCTTTATAAAGAACGCATTTTTCAGCGAAGAGAAACTCACGACGCTGAGCGAGGATGTCTTGCATGTCTCGGATATCCGATTTGAGGATGTCGCGGGACAGCAGAGGGTGAAAAACGAACTTTTAGAAGTTCTTGCACTTTTAAAAGAGCCCGAGAGGCTGAAACATTTCGATATGCCGCCTCCTAAAGGGATGTTTTTATACGGTCCGCAGGGGATGGGAAAAAAACTGCTCGCACGCGCCTTTGCCTATGAGAGCGATATGCCCTATATCGTTATAAGCGGTGCCGATCTTTTCGATGCTTCAAAGATACATAAGGTATATGCTCAGGCCTACGGGTCGGCTCCTTCTATCGTCATACTCGAAGATATAGACGTACAGGGATTCTTAAGCGGTGTTATCTCAAGAATGAATATCACTCCTTTGGTCGAAGAACTTGATGCGCTCACTCAAAGCTTCGATTCACCCGTTTTTACCATTGCGACGCTCAGTGACATCGCCAACATCCCTGATGAACTGAACAAAGCGGGGCGTATCGACATACGCATAGAAGTGCCTAAGCTCGATATCGAAGCGCGCAGATTTTTCATACAGGAGGTGTTGAAAAAACCTCATGACGAAGCCATAGACATTGAGAGGGTCGTGCGCTACATCTCCGGTCTGGGAGGAAACGAACTAAAAAGGATAGGGCAGGAAGCCGCACTTCATGCCGCCAGAAAAGGCCTAAAAGAGCTGAGCGAAGAGATATTGCTCGAACAGATAAACATCATAAAATACGGTACGAAGCTGGAAAATAAACAGATACGCGATATAGAAACGTCTATGGCTAAAACGGCCTATCATGAAGCGGGTCATGCGGTACTTTCCTATGTTCTTCTACCTAACGTCAAAATAGAGCAGGTGACCGTAGCGCCGCGCAGCGAAGCGTTGGGATTCGTCTCTTATCATAACGACGATTATATCGACGCTACCTCAAAAGAGGAGCTTTTCAATGATGTCTGCGTACTGCTTGCAGGCAGAGTGGCAAAGATGGAAAAATTCGGCGAATCGGGGATGGAAACGGGTGCTATCAGCGACTTGGAAGTTGCAAGTATGCAGGTTTATGCGGCCATAGCGCTTTTTGGCATGGATGAAAAGCTCGGATACATAAATATAAGCGGCATCGAATCGGTCTATGACAAAAAACTGCTTTCTAAAAAGATAGAAGACCGTATGCTTGTGTGGATAGACGACGCGAAAAAGAAAACGCAAAAAGAGGTCAAAAGACTTTGGCCGGCCATCGAAGCTGTCGCCAAAGAGCTGATAGCAAAAGAGGTGGTTGATGGCGAAGAGCTAAAAGAGATCATAAACAAAAAAATAAAAAATAAGTGA
- the flgA gene encoding flagellar basal body P-ring formation chaperone FlgA produces the protein MLFRYIFLFFLFLSSLYSYTLQENYETKGRDIYASDIIKNIDKDFLLFSYDETKQMLRVNAKEVMKIFKKNGYVLKNKDVRYVNFRQKSPVNMQDITNSLRKEFLSKYPDLRIKSLKVYPRSYITALPKIYSLSLQSQTLHKNYSTVSIVTPEHKMIFFDYILDATIDVIITTKKIDRHEELTYKNTKIKTVKFTSFRNDPVTDIKNHKYQSKFSLKSDFILTENDIEKLSLVKRDETVVATIHDGGLSITFNAVAVQDGKEGDIIAIRKANGKKLMAKVIGRKRVEIQ, from the coding sequence TTGCTTTTTAGATATATATTTTTATTTTTTCTGTTTCTGTCTTCTCTTTACTCCTACACCCTGCAGGAGAACTATGAGACAAAAGGCAGAGATATCTACGCTTCTGACATCATCAAAAACATAGATAAGGATTTTTTGCTCTTTTCCTACGATGAAACGAAACAGATGCTGAGAGTCAACGCAAAAGAGGTGATGAAGATATTCAAAAAAAACGGCTACGTTTTAAAGAACAAAGATGTCAGATATGTAAATTTCAGACAAAAATCTCCCGTAAATATGCAAGACATTACCAATAGCCTGAGAAAAGAGTTCTTGTCAAAATATCCGGATCTGCGGATAAAATCCCTAAAAGTATATCCCCGCTCCTACATAACGGCACTGCCGAAGATATACTCTTTGTCTCTGCAAAGCCAGACCCTGCACAAGAACTACTCCACTGTTTCCATAGTGACACCCGAACATAAAATGATTTTTTTCGATTATATCCTCGATGCGACGATCGACGTCATCATCACGACAAAAAAAATAGACCGCCACGAAGAACTGACATATAAAAACACAAAAATAAAGACCGTAAAATTTACAAGTTTTAGAAACGATCCGGTAACGGATATTAAAAATCATAAATATCAAAGCAAATTTTCACTAAAATCCGATTTTATATTGACCGAGAACGATATCGAGAAGCTGAGTCTCGTTAAAAGAGACGAAACCGTCGTCGCAACTATACATGACGGCGGTTTAAGCATAACATTCAACGCCGTTGCCGTACAAGACGGAAAAGAAGGCGATATAATTGCAATTCGAAAAGCAAACGGGAAAAAACTGATGGCAAAGGTCATCGGAAGAAAGAGAGTCGAGATCCAATGA
- a CDS encoding UbiX family flavin prenyltransferase: MKKVVISISGASGANLGLKALKLLPEGIEKHLIISDHAKVVLDKEHNITIHDDKEIAASIASGSFKVDAMMIIPCSMNTLAKISCGIADNLTTRAAAVMIKEKKNLLLAPREMPFSPIALENMHKLSTLGIIIAPPVMAYYSEQATLEEMENFMIGKWFDLLGIENNLYKRWENDA; encoded by the coding sequence ATGAAAAAAGTCGTCATATCCATCAGCGGCGCAAGCGGCGCGAACCTTGGTTTAAAAGCGTTAAAGCTTCTGCCTGAGGGTATAGAAAAACATCTTATTATCTCCGATCATGCAAAAGTAGTTTTGGATAAAGAGCACAACATCACTATTCATGACGATAAAGAGATAGCCGCAAGCATAGCAAGCGGCAGCTTTAAGGTCGATGCCATGATGATCATTCCGTGCAGTATGAATACGCTTGCAAAAATCTCCTGCGGCATCGCGGATAACCTGACTACCAGAGCCGCCGCGGTTATGATAAAAGAGAAAAAGAACCTGCTTCTTGCTCCAAGAGAGATGCCCTTTTCGCCCATAGCTTTGGAAAACATGCACAAACTTTCGACACTCGGTATTATCATTGCCCCTCCTGTGATGGCCTATTACAGCGAACAGGCGACACTTGAAGAGATGGAAAACTTTATGATCGGCAAGTGGTTCGACCTTTTGGGAATTGAAAACAACTTATACAAACGGTGGGAAAACGATGCATAA
- the coaD gene encoding pantetheine-phosphate adenylyltransferase, with protein sequence MHKIALYPGTFDPITNGHFDIIERALKLFDEVIVAVADSKEKKPMFTLDERIVMAKEATKELKNVRVVGFDNLTVELAKSLDATVLIRGLRAVSDFEFELQLGYLNNSLDKSIETVYLMPKLQHAFISSSIVRNLLKFNGKTEHLLPKEVQKIIGSMTSCTLQ encoded by the coding sequence ATGCATAAAATAGCACTATATCCGGGGACGTTCGACCCTATCACCAACGGACATTTCGACATCATAGAAAGAGCTTTGAAACTTTTTGACGAAGTCATAGTCGCCGTAGCAGATTCAAAAGAAAAAAAACCCATGTTTACGCTTGATGAACGCATAGTAATGGCAAAAGAGGCCACAAAAGAGCTGAAAAACGTACGTGTGGTAGGATTTGACAATCTGACGGTCGAACTTGCAAAAAGTCTTGATGCAACGGTCCTTATCCGCGGATTGAGAGCCGTCAGCGATTTTGAATTCGAACTTCAGCTGGGATATCTGAACAACTCTTTGGACAAGAGCATAGAGACCGTGTATCTGATGCCTAAGCTTCAGCACGCTTTTATAAGCTCCTCCATTGTCAGAAACCTTCTGAAATTTAACGGCAAAACAGAGCATCTGCTCCCCAAAGAGGTTCAAAAAATCATAGGGAGCATGACGTCATGTACATTGCAATAG
- the tmk gene encoding dTMP kinase, translating to MYIAIEGIDTAGKSTQIKALGERYPDALITKEPGATRLGIKLREIVLFSEIKNPVSELLIFLADRAEHIAEVVEPNLDKTIISDRSVISGIAYADVVGHFEIEKLVELNRFACNEIFPKKAVVLKLSRDELAYRLSQKEHDKIEKRGIDYLLSIQDSLIKAAKALDIELLEIDASLHIEEITDEIVKFIEGKN from the coding sequence ATGTACATTGCAATAGAGGGTATCGATACCGCCGGAAAAAGCACACAGATCAAAGCACTGGGCGAAAGATATCCGGATGCTCTCATAACAAAAGAACCCGGAGCCACAAGACTCGGCATCAAGCTTCGCGAGATCGTTTTGTTTTCCGAAATCAAGAACCCTGTTTCGGAGCTTTTGATCTTTTTGGCGGACCGAGCAGAGCATATAGCAGAGGTAGTAGAGCCAAATCTTGACAAAACGATCATCAGCGACAGAAGCGTAATCTCGGGAATAGCCTATGCCGATGTCGTCGGACATTTCGAGATAGAAAAGCTGGTAGAACTAAACCGTTTTGCCTGCAACGAAATATTTCCAAAAAAGGCGGTTGTTCTAAAGCTCTCACGGGATGAACTGGCATACAGGCTCTCTCAAAAAGAGCATGACAAAATAGAAAAACGCGGCATAGACTATCTGCTGAGTATTCAAGATTCGCTCATAAAAGCGGCAAAAGCACTGGATATCGAGCTTTTAGAGATAGACGCGTCGCTGCATATAGAAGAGATAACTGACGAGATCGTAAAATTTATAGAGGGAAAAAA